ATCCTACTGATCGAGGACAACCCGGACATCACCCGCGTCGTCCAGTACGAACTGGAACAGGCGGGCTACGCCGTCCTGAGCGCCGCTGACGGCGTGACCGGCCTGACTGCCGCGCGCGAGAGCACGCCGGATCTGGTCATCCTCGACCTGGGACTGCCGGACCTGGACGGCGCCGAGATCGCCCGCCGGCTGCGCAAGACCAGCAGCGTCCCCATCATCATCCTGACGGCCATGGACGCCGTGGACCGCAAGGTGAACCTGCTGGAAGCCGGCGCCGACGACTACATGACCAAACCCTTCCATCCGGAGGAGCTCGTCGCCCGCGTGAAGGTGCAGCTCCGCCACCAGCAGCACGGCGAGGTGATCTCGATCGGGGCGCTGGAAATCCATCCGCAGAAGCGGCTGTGCCACTACAACGGCCACGAGGTGCGGCTGTCGCCCAAGGAGTTCGACCTGCTGACCTTCCTGGCCCGCCAGCCGGGCCGCGTGTACTCCCGCCAGGAGATCGAGCGCGAGGTCTGGAACGGCGAACTGCCCAGCAACAGCAACGTGGTGGACGTGCATATGGCGAACATGCGCGCCAAGCTGCGTGACCTGGACGGCTACGGCATCATCCGCACCGTGCGCGGCATCGGGTACGCCCTCAAGACGCCGTAGGGCTCACATAGAGGGGAGAGCGCCCGCTGGTTCCTACCGGCGGGCGCTTCCTCTGCGCCGTCCGAAGACGAACCACGCCGCGCCCGCCGCGAGCAGCCCGGTCCCGGCGTAGGCCCACACATTTGGGCCGGACGGAGCCTGGGCCACCGCGCTCCCGGTCGTCGCCGGCACGTCGCTCAGGTCGCCCGTGCCGCTGGGGATGACCCGGTTCGGCGTGGCCGCGTCCGCGATGGCGTCCACCGCGAGGAAGATCACCGCGTACCGGAACAGGTCGGCCCCGATGCCGCGGCGCCGGTAGTAGTCCTGTGGGTACGGGTAATACCGGCCGCTCTGCAACTGGTAGGGGTACGCGCTGCTGCGGGTGGCCGAGTACGTCAGGGCCGTGCGCGGCACTCCGGCAGGCAGCGGCGCACTTCGCCACGCGCTGAGCTGCGTGGGCGTGACGGTCGAGGCGGCCGCCCGGTTGGCGGGGCTGGAGCGCACAGCCGCCGCGCTGGGCAGCGCCGCGGACCTCTGGCTGGTGGCCGGCGAGCGGCTGGGTACGCTGGGCACCGGACGGGGCGCGGTGTTCACGCGTGGAACGGTCACGCGCGGCACGCTGCGGCTGCCGCCGAAACTGCCGCCGCTGCGCCGCGCGGCGTCGGTCATGCCTCCCAGCAGGGCCAGGCCGGTCAGGAGGACGGTCAGGGAACGCTTCATCACCTTCCAGTACGTGTTCGGCACGTCCAGAGTTGCATCTGCCCCGGCTGTCCTAGACCACCCCTGCGCACAGGTGCGGCGCGCGCCTACACTCCGGTCATGCCGTCTTCCAGCGCGTTTTTTTATTGGCCCCTGTTCCGCCGGGCCTAGCTTTCGCGCTGATCACGACCCCACCGCCCGGTGAGCCCCGCAAGGCCACCGGGCGCGTCTCTTTCCGCCGTTTCCGGCAAAGGACCCTCCCCGCATGACGCACCCCGATCCGAACGTCCAAGCTGGCCGCACCGAGAACCTCAACGTGTCGGGGTTCACGCCGCTGATCACGCCGCGCGCGCTCAAGGCCCGTCACCCGCTGACCGCCGGCGCTGAGCGCACCGTGCTGGCCGGACGCCGCGCGGCGCAGGACATCCTGCACGGCCGCGACGACCGGCTGCTGGTCGTGGTGGGACCGTGCTCGATCCACGACCACGCGCAGGCGGTCGAGTACGCCCGGAAGCTGGCCGACCTGCGTGAGCGCGTGAACGACCGGCTGGAGGTGCAGATGCGGGTGTACGTGGACAAGCCGCGCACCACGGTCGGCTGGCGCGGCTACCTGCTCGACCCGGACATGACCGGCGCCAACGACATCAACAAGGGCCTGGAACTGACGCGCAGGCTGATGATCGAGGTGAGCGAGCTGGGCCTGCCGGTCGCCACTGAACTGCTTGACCCCTTCGCGCCGCAGTACCTGTTCGACGCCGTGGCGTGGGCGTGCCTGGGCGCCCGCACCACCGAGTCGCAGACGCACCGCGTGATGGCCAGCGCCGTCAGCGCGCCGATGGGCTTCAAGAACGGCACCGGCGGCGGCATCAAGCTCGCGGTGGACGCCATCGTGGCCTCGCGCGCGCCGCACGCCTTCTTCACCGTGGACGACGACGGCCAGGCCTGTATCGTCCACACGCTGGGCAACCCCGACGGCCACGTGATCCTGCGCGGTGGCCGCAGCGGTCCCAACTACGCGCCGCAGTTCGTGAAGGAGGCCGCGGACCTGATGACCGCCGCTGCCGTGAGTCCCGCCGTGATGGTGGACTGCTCGCACGCCAACAGCGGCAGCGACCACACCCGCCAGGGCCTGGTGTGGCGCGACGTGCTGCACCAGCGCGCCGCCGGGCAACGCGCGATCCGGGGCCTGATGATCGAGAGCAACCTCGTGGGCGGCAAGCAGGCCATTCCCGCCGACCTGTCGCGGCTGGTGCCCGGTGTGAGCGTCACCGACGCCTGCGTGGGCTGGGACGAGACCGAGGCGCTGCTGTTCGAGGCGCACGCCGCCCTGTCGCGCGAACCCGTGCGGAGCTGAGCGACCCGGCACGGACTGGCACGGCCCAACCCTGGCCCCGCCTACGGTCTGCCGGCGGGGCCTGCGCCATGGTGGGGCATGGCTCACCACCCATCGCCGCCCGGCCAGGGCCGCCCACCGTCGCAGCGCGACAGCAAGGTCTGCGTGGTGTGCGGGCGACCCTTCACGTGGCGCAAGAAGTGGGAGCGCGACTGGGAGCACGTGAAGTACTGCTCCGACCGCTGCCGGGCCGCGTCCAAGAAGGGCGACGCATGACCACGCCCTCGTGGGGGCTGGTGTGCATGACGGTCGGCCCGGAACTGCGCTTCCGCACCATCACCCGCACGCGCTACGAACAGCTGGACCCGGCCGGGCGCGAGGCGGCGCTGCGGGACATCTATGCGCACAACATCGCGCGCACCGGCTCGGCGGCGGCGTTCTGCGCCGCGCGCGGCATCGGCATGTACCGCCTGAGTTCTGCCCTGTTCCCGATGCTCGACCTTGGCGGCGACGACACCGGCGCGGCCGTGCTGGACAGCCTGGCGCCGGAACTGCGCGCGGCCGGGCAGGCCTTCCTGGACGCCGACATCCGCGTGCTGATGCACCCGGACCAGTTCATCGTCCTGAACTCCGACAGCCCCGACGTGCGGGCCCGCAGCGTGCAGGCCATCGGCGCCCACGCCCGCGTGATGGACGGCCTGGGCCTGGAGCGCAGCGTGTGGAACCTGCTGCTGCTGCACGGCGGCAAGGGCGGCCGGGCAGCCGAACTCCAGGCCGTGATCCCGGACCTGCCGGACGGCGTGAGACTCCGCCTTGCGCTGGAAAACGACGAGCGCGCGTACAGCCCGGCCGAGCTGCTGCCCGTGTGCGAGGCGACCGGCGTGCCCTTGGTGTTCGACGCGCACCACCACGTCGTCCACGACCGCCTGCCTGACCAGGAGCACCCCAGCGTGCGGCAGTGGGTGCTGGCGGCCCGCGCCACGTGGTCGCCGCCGCAGTGGCAGGTCGTGCACCTGAGCACCGGCATCGACGGCCCGCAGGACCGCCGCCACAGCCACCTGATCTCGGCGGTGCCCAGCGCCTACGCGGACGTGCCGTGGATCGAGGTGGAGGCCAAGGGCAAGGAGGAGGCGATCGCCGCGCTGATGGCCGGCCCCCCGGCGTGACCGGGGCCTAGCCGTCGGCCAGCCGCAGCAGCAGCACGCCCAGCACCACCACCATCGCGCCCACGAGCTTGAGCCACGACTGCGGCTCGCCCAGCGCCAGCACGCCCAGCGCGTAGGCCGTGACCGCCTCCAGCCCCAGCACGATGATGTACGTGCTGCTCATGGACGCGCCGCGCATGGCGAGTGCCTGGAGCGCCGCGCCCAGCACGAAGCACGCGAACACTGCCGCAGACGGCCCCAGCACCGTCAGGCCCTGCGAGAGCTTCATGAAGTACCCGCCGGCGCTGAACACCAGCGCGGCGCCGATCAGCAGGGCCAGAGAGGGCACGGTCACGGCGCTCCTTGTACCACGCCGGACGCCGCCCGGCGCGCTACCCTGGAGCGCGTGGATGTCGTCGTGTTCGATCTGGAGACCACGGGCCTGTCGCCCGAGCGTGACGGCATCGTCGAGATCGGCGCGCTGCGCGTGGTGGACGGCCGGATTGACGAGTCGCAGCGCTTCGAGACGCTGGTGCGCCCCACCACCGCCACGGGCGAGACGATGCTGATTCCGTGGCACGCCCAGCGGGTGCACGGCATCAGCAACGACATGGTGAGCCGCGCGCCCACCATTGCCGAGGTGCTGCCCGAGTTCCTCGACTTCGTGGGTGCCTCGGGCGTCGTGGCGCACAACATCGGGTTCGACGGCGGGTTCATGCGCGCCAACGCCGCGCGCCTGGGCCTGTCGTGGCGCCCGGCGGCCGAGCACTGCACCGTGCAGCTCTCGCGCCGCGCCTTCCCGAAGGAGCGGGCGCACAACCTGACGGTGCTGGCCGAGCGGCTGGGCCTGAGTTTCGCGCCGGGCGGCCGCCACCGCTCCTTCGGAGACGTGCAGGTGACCGCGCAGGCGTACGTGCGGCTGCTGGACCTGCTCGGGCAGGCCGCCGTCACTCCAGCAGCGAGTAGATGACGGTCTGGGCACCGTCCAGCGGCACGTGCCCATCTGTCACGGTCGTGCGCAGGGGGCCGCCCAGGCCGGCCGCCGCGTCCAGCAGCGGGCCGGCAGCCCCGGCGTCCAGCGTGCCCCACAGGTGGGCCGCGCCGCCCGGCGCCGAGGCCCGCCACAGCAGCGCTCCGACCGGCGTGCCGGCGCGGTAGGCGAGCAGCAGCGCCGCGTCCCGGTCGCCCTCCAGCCGCGGCGCGAGGTGCCGCGCGAGGGCGTCGGCCCAGCCCGGCGTGCCGTACGCCCGCGCGAGCACGTCCGCCCACGCCGCCAGGTGCAGGCGCGACACCTGCTCGACGGCCACCCCGGTCTCCGGCACGCCGCCGGTGAAGCGGCCGACCTGCACGCGGGCCACCTCCCGGGCTCCAGGCACCGCGCGCGTGGACGCGACCAGCACGGGCACGCCCTGGCCTTCGTGCCACTCGCGGACGGCGTCCAGATCCACGCCGGAGGGGTCGTCCGGCAGGAACGTCGCGTTCAGCGCCAGCACGTTCACGCCGGGGGTGAGCAGCGTCACGGCGCCGCCCTGCTCGCGCTGAATCACCGACAGGGGCGTGTGGTACGCGACAACGTCGGCCAGTTCGGGCGCGAGCACGCCGGGGCCTACAGGGCGCGGCGCACGGTGCAGATCGCGCCGTCCGTGGCGTCGCCGGCCGCCACGCGCAGCAGCGCCAGCGGCGACAGTTTCGGCCGGGCCGCCAGCGTCGCCTGCCACTGCCTGCCCAGACGGTTCAGGGCTGTGCCCAGGTCGGCGGTGGGCACGGTCAGGGTCAGGCCGCTGTGCAGGGGCGGCCGGCCCGTTCCGAACGCGCACAGGCGCACCCGCCTGGGCGTGCCGGTCAGCGGCGTGAGCGCCGTGACGGTCAGCGTGCCGTCCCGGCCGTTCATCACGGCGACCATGCTGAAGGCCTTGTCGTCGCCCACCAGGCCGAAGCTGGTCATGGTGCCCGCCGACTGCTCCACGCTCACGACCGTGAAGGTGGCGCGGTTGACGCTCAGGCCGGTCCCGGCCTCGCGGAAGTCCAGGGTCCAGCGGCTGTTCAGTGTGAAGGGTGAAGGAGCAGGAGAAGTCGCCGCGCCTGCCATCGACACCATCATCATCGCCAGCAGGACCGCCACTCGCCTCATCCCGGGCAGCGTAGCGGTTTTGCCCGCCCACGGCGTGAGGACGCGGCTCGACAGGACACGCACTACCCCCGGTTCCTTCAGGAAAACGGAACCGGGGGTGAGAGGACGGGCCGGGCTCAGTTCCAGCGGCCGCCGCGCTGCTGCCGGGTCTCGGGCTCGGGGGCGGCGTACAGTTCCTCGGCACGCGACAGCTTCTTGCGGCCGTACAGGCCTTCCAGGATGAACTCGGCGGCCGACACGCGCACGTCGTCGCTGCCCGACGCGGCGACCTCGGCGGCGAGGTCCGTCAGGCCCGGCACCTCGCGCGTGGCCTTCACGGCCGCCGCCGCGTTGCCCGACTGCGGGAAGCGGAAGACGTTGCCGTTCTCGAACCACTTCTCCAGCTCGCGCGTGTCCGCGCTGCCCAGCAGACGGGCGTACACTGCGCCGGCTGCCTTGCGGATCACGTCCTTGGCGACGCTGTCGGCACCCTTGAGTTCGCCCTCGTACTCCAGTTCCATCTTGCCGGTGATCGCGGGCAGGCCGGCGTACACGTCGCTCACGCGCACCACGGCCTCGCCGTCACCGATCAGGGCGCGGCGCTCGGCGTTGGCGGCGGCGACCTCCAGCAGCGAGATCGGCAGGCGCTGCGACACGCCGCTCATCTTGTCCACCCGGCCGTCCTCGCGCGCCTGGAAGGCGATCTCCTCGATCAGCTCCGCGATGAATGGCGGCACGACCACGTGCTCGGCCCGCACGGACTCCTGCGCGGTGATGTCCATGCCGAGCTTCACGTCGGTCGGGTAGTGCGTGCGGATTTCGGAGCCGATGCGGTCTTTGAGCGGCGTGACGATCTTGCCGCGCGCCGTGTAGTCCTCGGGGTTGGCGCTGAAGACCAGCATGACGTCCAGTTCCAGGCGGATGGGGTAGCCCTTGATCTGCACGTCCCCCTCCTGAAGGATGTTGAACAGCGCCACCTGCACCTTGGGCGCCAGGTCGGCCAGCTCGTTCACGGCGAAGATGCCGCGGTTGGCGCGCGGCAGCAGCCCGAAGTGCATGGAGCGCGTGTCGCCCAGGCTGGTACCCAGCCGCGCGGCCTTGATGGGATCAACGTCCCCGATCAGGTCGGCCACCGTCACGTCGGGCGTGGCGAGTTTCTCCACGTAGCGCTCGGCGCGCGGCAGCCAGCGGATCGGCAGCTCCAGGCCGTGCGCCTCGAGCAGGTGCCGACCCTCGGCGCCCACCGGGTTGAGGGGATCGTCCGGCATGTCCACGCCGTCGATCACCGGCACCTCCTCGTCGAGGAGCCCCGTGATCGCGCGCAGGATGCGGCTTTTCGCCTGCCCGCGCAGGCCCAGCAGGATGAAGTTCTGGCGCGCCAGCAGCGCGTTCACGAGTTGCGGGATCACGGTGTCGTCGTAGCCGACCACGCCGGGGAACAGCTCCTCGCCGCTGCGGAGCTTGCGCGTCAGGTTCTCGCGTACCTCGTCCTGCACCAGCCGGATCTTGCCGTCGAAGGGAGTGCGCCCAGCGTATCCGGGCGTCGAAAGGAGGTCACCGAGCGTTCTGGCCCTTGCAGTCACTGTCATCTTGCGCGGACGCTACCACGCACCTGTGCAGGGGAATGTGCGGGTGGTGGCGGAATGCCGGAGCCGGTGTGGTCTCCGGACTCAACTCGGGCTGTGTGACGCCGCCGCCGCGTCCGACGCCTGCTCGTCCTCCAGCGCCTTGTACGCGCACACCGCGGCCAGGGCGCCCAGCAAAGGCGGCACGCCCCCCAGCTCCAGCTGCACGTCCTTGCCGTCCACCACGCCGCCGATCCGGCCGTGCAGGTGCCCGCCATCGACCGTCAGGCGCACGTCCTTGCCGTCGATGCGGCCCGAGTAGCGCCCCTCGATGCGGTTCCCGTGGAGGCCCAGGTGCACGTCGTCGCCGTCGATACGCCCACCCAGGCGCACGTCCACCCGCTCCGGCGTCACGTCGCCGTCCGCGTCGAAGCCCG
This region of Deinococcus metalli genomic DNA includes:
- a CDS encoding response regulator transcription factor — its product is MEQRILLIEDNPDITRVVQYELEQAGYAVLSAADGVTGLTAARESTPDLVILDLGLPDLDGAEIARRLRKTSSVPIIILTAMDAVDRKVNLLEAGADDYMTKPFHPEELVARVKVQLRHQQHGEVISIGALEIHPQKRLCHYNGHEVRLSPKEFDLLTFLARQPGRVYSRQEIEREVWNGELPSNSNVVDVHMANMRAKLRDLDGYGIIRTVRGIGYALKTP
- a CDS encoding 3-deoxy-7-phosphoheptulonate synthase, producing MTHPDPNVQAGRTENLNVSGFTPLITPRALKARHPLTAGAERTVLAGRRAAQDILHGRDDRLLVVVGPCSIHDHAQAVEYARKLADLRERVNDRLEVQMRVYVDKPRTTVGWRGYLLDPDMTGANDINKGLELTRRLMIEVSELGLPVATELLDPFAPQYLFDAVAWACLGARTTESQTHRVMASAVSAPMGFKNGTGGGIKLAVDAIVASRAPHAFFTVDDDGQACIVHTLGNPDGHVILRGGRSGPNYAPQFVKEAADLMTAAAVSPAVMVDCSHANSGSDHTRQGLVWRDVLHQRAAGQRAIRGLMIESNLVGGKQAIPADLSRLVPGVSVTDACVGWDETEALLFEAHAALSREPVRS
- a CDS encoding DUF2256 domain-containing protein, whose amino-acid sequence is MAHHPSPPGQGRPPSQRDSKVCVVCGRPFTWRKKWERDWEHVKYCSDRCRAASKKGDA
- the uvsE gene encoding UV DNA damage repair endonuclease UvsE, coding for MTTPSWGLVCMTVGPELRFRTITRTRYEQLDPAGREAALRDIYAHNIARTGSAAAFCAARGIGMYRLSSALFPMLDLGGDDTGAAVLDSLAPELRAAGQAFLDADIRVLMHPDQFIVLNSDSPDVRARSVQAIGAHARVMDGLGLERSVWNLLLLHGGKGGRAAELQAVIPDLPDGVRLRLALENDERAYSPAELLPVCEATGVPLVFDAHHHVVHDRLPDQEHPSVRQWVLAARATWSPPQWQVVHLSTGIDGPQDRRHSHLISAVPSAYADVPWIEVEAKGKEEAIAALMAGPPA
- a CDS encoding SMR family transporter; its protein translation is MTVPSLALLIGAALVFSAGGYFMKLSQGLTVLGPSAAVFACFVLGAALQALAMRGASMSSTYIIVLGLEAVTAYALGVLALGEPQSWLKLVGAMVVVLGVLLLRLADG
- a CDS encoding 3'-5' exonuclease codes for the protein MDVVVFDLETTGLSPERDGIVEIGALRVVDGRIDESQRFETLVRPTTATGETMLIPWHAQRVHGISNDMVSRAPTIAEVLPEFLDFVGASGVVAHNIGFDGGFMRANAARLGLSWRPAAEHCTVQLSRRAFPKERAHNLTVLAERLGLSFAPGGRHRSFGDVQVTAQAYVRLLDLLGQAAVTPAASR
- a CDS encoding ATP-binding protein gives rise to the protein MTVTARARTLGDLLSTPGYAGRTPFDGKIRLVQDEVRENLTRKLRSGEELFPGVVGYDDTVIPQLVNALLARQNFILLGLRGQAKSRILRAITGLLDEEVPVIDGVDMPDDPLNPVGAEGRHLLEAHGLELPIRWLPRAERYVEKLATPDVTVADLIGDVDPIKAARLGTSLGDTRSMHFGLLPRANRGIFAVNELADLAPKVQVALFNILQEGDVQIKGYPIRLELDVMLVFSANPEDYTARGKIVTPLKDRIGSEIRTHYPTDVKLGMDITAQESVRAEHVVVPPFIAELIEEIAFQAREDGRVDKMSGVSQRLPISLLEVAAANAERRALIGDGEAVVRVSDVYAGLPAITGKMELEYEGELKGADSVAKDVIRKAAGAVYARLLGSADTRELEKWFENGNVFRFPQSGNAAAAVKATREVPGLTDLAAEVAASGSDDVRVSAAEFILEGLYGRKKLSRAEELYAAPEPETRQQRGGRWN